One genomic window of Cheilinus undulatus linkage group 7, ASM1832078v1, whole genome shotgun sequence includes the following:
- the LOC121512214 gene encoding mucin-5AC-like: TTTAAPTTTTTTAAPTTTTTAAPTTTTTVAPTTTTTTATPTTTTTAIPTTTTTATPTTTTTAAPTTTTTAAPTTTTTVAPTTTTTAAPTTTTTAAPTTTTTAAPTTTTTAAPTTTTTAAPTTTTTTTTVAPTTTTTAAPTTTTTAAPTTTTTTAAPTTTTTAAPTTTTTAAPTTTTTPAPTTTTTAAPTTTTNTATPTTTTTAIPTTTTTAAPTTTTTAATTTTTTPTTTAAPTTTTTVAPTTTTTAAPTTTTTAAPTTTTTVAPTTTTTAATTTTTTAATTTTTTAAPTTTTTAAPTTTTTVAPTTTTTAAPTTTTTPAPTTTTTVAPTTTTTAAPTTTTTAATTTTTTAAPTTTTTAAPTTTTTVAPTTTTTATPTTTTTTAAPTTTTTAAPTTTTTTAPTTITTPAPTTTTTVAPTTTTTTATPTTTTTAIPTTTTTAAPTTTTTAATTTTTTPTTTTSAAPTTTTTAAPTTTTTAAPTTTTTAAPTTTTTVAPTTTTTAAPTTTTTAATTTTTTAAPTTTTTAAPTTTTTVAPTTTTTAAPTTTTTTAAPTTTTTAAPTTTTTTAPTTITTPAPTTTTTVAPTTTTTTATPTTTTTAIPTTTTTAAPTTTTTAAPTTTTTAAPTTTTTVAPTTTTTAAPTTTTTAATTTTTTAAPTTTTTAAPTTTTTTTVAPTTTTTAAPTTTTTAAPTTSCSNHHNNHRCSTNYNNHSCSNHYHHTNNNNYSTNHHNYSNPHNHSNHHNHSSFHNHSNHNNHSNHPNNSNNHDSHHYHSSHNNHFNHHNHSKHYKSNHYNHSNHINHSDHYDNCSNHINHSNNNDSHHINHCLKIGSSLEYPTQLT, translated from the exons acaacaacagctgctcctacaaccaccacaacaacagctgctccaaccaccacaaccacagctgccccaaccaccacaactactgttgctcccaccaccaccacaaccacagctactccaacaaccaccaccacagctattccaaccaccacaaccacagctactccaacaaccacaacaacagctgctccaaccaccacaaccacagctgccccaacaaccacaactactgttgctcccaccaccacaacaacagctgctccaaccaccacaaccacagctgctccaaccaccacaaccacagctgctccaaccacaacaaccacagctgctccaaccaccacaaccacagctgctccaacaacGACGACCACCACAACTACTGTTGCTcccaccaccacaaccacagcggctccaaccaccacaaccacagctgctcctaccaccaccacaacaacagctgctccaaccaccacaacaacagctgccccaacaaccacaacaaccgcggctccaaccaccacaaccacaccAGCCccaaccaccacaacaacagctgccccaacaaccacaacaaacacagctactccaacaaccaccaccacagctattccaaccaccacaaccacagcagctccaaccaccacaacaacagctgctacaaccaccacaactactccaaccacc acagctgccccaacaaccacaacTACTGTTGCTCCAACCActacaaccacagctgctccaaccacaacaaccacagctgccccaacaaccacaactactgttgctccaacaaccacaaccacagctgctacaaccaccacaaccacagctgctacaaccaccacaaccacagctgctccaaccacaacaaccacagctgccccaacaaccacaactactgttgctccaaccaccacaaccacagctgctccaaccaccacaaccacaccagctccaacaaccacaactactgttgctcccaccaccacaacaacagctgctccaacaaccacaaccacagctgctacaaccaccacaaccacagctgctccaaccaccacaaccacagctgctccaacaaccacaactactgttgctccaaccaccacaaccacagctactcctacaaccaccacaacaacagctgctccaaccaccacaacaacagctgccccaacaaccacaaccaccacgGCTCCAACCACCATAACCACACCAGCCCCAACCACCACAACTACTGTTgctcccaccaccaccacaaccacagctactccaacaaccaccaccacagctattccaaccaccacaaccacagcagctccaaccaccacaacaacaGCTGCTACAACCACCACAACTACTCCAACCACCACCACatcagctgctccaaccaccacaaccacagcagctccaaccaccacaacaacagctgctccgaccaccacaaccacagctgccccaacaaccacaactactgttgctcccaccaccacaacaacagctgctcctacaaccacaaccacagctgctacaacaaccacaaccacagctgctccaaccacaacaaccacagctgccccaacaaccacaactactgttgctccaaccaccacaaccacagctgctcctacaaccaccacaacaacagctgctccaaccaccacaaccacagctgccccaacaaccacaaccaccacgGCTCCAACCACCATAACCACACCAGCCCCAACCACCACAACTACTGTTgctcccaccaccaccacaaccacagctactccaacaaccaccaccacagctattccaaccaccacaaccacagcagctccaaccaccacaacaacagctgctccaaccaccacaaccacagctgccccaacaaccacaactactgttgctcccaccaccacaacaacagctgctccaaccaccacaaccacagctgctacaaccaccacaaccacagctgctccaaccacaacaaccacagctgctccaaccaccaccaccacaactactgttgctcccaccaccacaaccacagctgccccaacaaccacaaccacagctgctccaaccaca agctgctccaaccaccacaacaaccacaggTGCTCCACAAACTACAACAACCATAGCTGCTCCAACCACTACCAccacaccaacaacaacaactactCCACCAACCACCACAACTACTCCAACCcccacaaccactccaatcaccACAACCACTCCAGTTTCCACAACCACTCAAACCACAACAACCATTCCAATCACCCCAACAACTCCAACAACCACGACAGTCACCACTACCACTCAAGCCACAACAACCACTTCAACCACCACAACCATTCCAAGCATTACAAGTCCAATCACTACAACCACTCAAACCACATCAACCACTCCGATCACTACGACAACTGTTCCAATCACATTAACCACTCAAACAACAACGACTCCCACCACATCAACCA ttGTTTGAAGATCGGCTCATCTCTGGAATACCCCACACAGTTAACGTAA